Proteins encoded by one window of Enterobacter pseudoroggenkampii:
- the yldA gene encoding small membrane protein YldA → MSEIGVITLIFLIFVAIIVTAVLYLERHW, encoded by the coding sequence GTGAGATAGGCGTTATCACACTTATCTTTCTGATTTTTGTGGCGATTATCGTCACGGCAGTGCTCTATCTTGAACGCCACTGGTAA